The proteins below come from a single Rhizobium sp. BT04 genomic window:
- a CDS encoding chemotaxis response regulator protein-glutamate methylesterase, translating to MRKKIRVLIIDDSASVRQTLTHVLEQDPDIEIMAVASDPFVAARKLLEETPDVITLDVEMPRMDGITFLRKLMSQRPIPVVMCSSLTEAGSETLLQALEAGAVDVILKSKIGAADSLADDAMRIREVVKSASHARLSTVRRAAGTIRTASPEGPAKKLSADVMLPPPTGRAMAKTTEMVVCVGASTGGTEALREFLEALPANAPGMVIVQHMPEKFTAAFAKRLNGLCEVEVKEAVDGDPVLRGHVLIAPGDKHMLLERQGARYHVSVKTGPLVSRHRPSVDVLFRSAARSAGSNAMGIIMTGMGDDGALGMLEMHQAGAYTVAQDEASSIVFGMPKEAIAKGGVDRILPLDQIAREVLMTQQKF from the coding sequence ATGCGTAAGAAAATCCGTGTTCTCATCATCGACGATTCCGCCAGTGTCCGCCAGACGCTGACCCATGTGCTGGAGCAGGATCCCGATATCGAGATCATGGCGGTCGCATCCGACCCCTTCGTGGCGGCGCGGAAGCTGCTGGAGGAGACCCCCGACGTCATTACGCTCGATGTGGAAATGCCGCGCATGGACGGCATCACCTTTCTTCGCAAGCTGATGTCGCAGCGGCCGATCCCCGTCGTGATGTGTTCGTCGCTGACGGAAGCGGGTTCCGAGACGCTGCTCCAGGCGCTGGAGGCCGGTGCCGTGGACGTCATCCTGAAATCGAAGATCGGCGCCGCCGACAGCCTCGCCGATGATGCCATGCGTATTCGCGAAGTCGTCAAGAGTGCCTCGCATGCGCGGCTTTCCACTGTGCGCCGCGCTGCCGGAACCATCCGCACGGCTTCGCCGGAAGGGCCGGCCAAGAAGCTGTCGGCGGATGTCATGCTGCCGCCGCCGACGGGGCGGGCCATGGCGAAGACGACGGAGATGGTCGTCTGCGTCGGCGCCTCCACTGGCGGCACCGAAGCGTTGCGCGAATTCCTGGAGGCATTGCCGGCCAATGCGCCTGGTATGGTGATCGTCCAGCATATGCCGGAGAAATTCACCGCCGCCTTCGCCAAGCGGCTGAACGGTCTCTGCGAGGTCGAGGTCAAGGAAGCCGTCGATGGCGATCCGGTGCTGCGCGGCCATGTGCTGATCGCGCCAGGCGACAAGCACATGCTGCTCGAGCGCCAGGGGGCGCGCTACCATGTGAGCGTGAAGACCGGACCGCTGGTGTCCCGCCATCGGCCTTCGGTCGACGTGCTGTTCCGCTCGGCAGCGCGCTCGGCCGGCTCGAATGCCATGGGAATCATCATGACCGGCATGGGCGACGACGGTGCGCTGGGCATGCTGGAAATGCATCAGGCCGGCGCCTATACGGTGGCGCAGGACGAGGCGAGCTCGATCGTGTTCGGCATGCCGAAGGAGGCGATCGCCAAGGGCGGCGTCGACCGTATCCTGCCGCTCGATCAGATCGCCCGCGAAGTGCTGATGACGCAGCAGAAGTTCTGA
- a CDS encoding protein-glutamate O-methyltransferase CheR, protein MSMAAAVESQSPGDRISKRNFEKLARFIYDYSGIKMPPTKLTMLEGRLRRRLRATSHSTFDDYCDFLFNHDGLAQETVYLIDVVTTNKTDFFREAKHFDYLQSVALPVIVSSGARTIRTWSSACSTGAEPYTMAMVLAEFAEGRKDVSYSVLATDLSTDVLQTARRGIYPEDLIAPVPRDLQRKYVLTAKQPERREVRITPKLRSKVGFARMNLMDEKYPIGEPMHVIFCRNVLIYFDKQTQAGVLNRLCDCLAKGGYIFIGHSESITGFDLPLKQVSNTVFQRI, encoded by the coding sequence ATGAGTATGGCAGCAGCGGTGGAAAGCCAATCGCCGGGCGACCGGATCAGCAAGCGCAATTTTGAAAAGCTTGCCCGGTTCATCTACGACTACAGCGGCATCAAGATGCCGCCAACCAAGCTGACGATGCTCGAAGGGCGGCTGAGGCGGCGCCTGCGCGCAACCAGCCATTCGACCTTCGACGATTACTGCGACTTCCTGTTCAACCACGATGGCCTCGCCCAGGAAACCGTCTACCTGATCGACGTAGTGACGACGAACAAGACCGACTTCTTCCGGGAAGCCAAGCATTTCGACTACTTGCAGAGCGTGGCGTTGCCTGTGATCGTCAGCAGCGGCGCGCGGACCATCCGCACCTGGAGTTCGGCCTGTTCGACGGGGGCGGAACCCTACACGATGGCGATGGTGCTGGCAGAATTCGCCGAGGGCCGCAAGGACGTCTCCTACAGCGTGCTGGCGACCGATCTTTCCACCGACGTGCTGCAGACGGCGCGCCGGGGCATCTATCCGGAAGATCTCATTGCGCCGGTGCCGCGCGACCTGCAGCGCAAATATGTGCTGACGGCCAAGCAGCCGGAGCGGCGGGAGGTGCGCATCACGCCGAAACTGCGCAGCAAGGTGGGTTTTGCCCGCATGAACCTGATGGATGAGAAATATCCGATCGGCGAGCCGATGCACGTCATCTTCTGCCGCAACGTGCTCATCTACTTCGACAAGCAGACCCAGGCCGGTGTGCTCAACCGCCTCTGCGATTGCCTGGCGAAGGGGGGGTACATATTCATCGGCCATTCCGAATCCATCACCGGCTTCGATCTGCCTTTGAAGCAGGTCTCGAACACGGTGTTTCAGCGTATCTAG